A window from Comamonas odontotermitis encodes these proteins:
- a CDS encoding ATP-dependent helicase, producing the protein MAAGLNLAQLQAVHYTQGPCLVLAGAGSGKTRVITHKIARLIETGLAPRKIAAITFTNKAAAEMRERAKGLIGRAANDVLICTFHALGVKMVREDGHVLGLKPQFSILDSDDVVGILKDAAGGSADAATARQWQWTISKWKNMGLDYKAALAQAADDNERAIAVIMQRYEERLTAYQSVDFDDLIGMPLRLLRDHPAVRAKWQAHLGHVLVDEYQDTNATQYDLLKLLIGERAHFTAVGDDDQSIYGWRGATLDNLKKLPVDFPQLKVIKLEQNYRSTSAILRAANNVIQPNPKLFPKTLFSELGEGEPVRIVDCDTEEHEAERVVARIMSLRASANPPPDWKNFAILYRANHQAKPFEKALRRANVPYKVSGGTSFFDRAEIRDLCAWFRLWINNDDDPAFLRAITNPKRGIGHTTLGRLGEFSKAHHCSMFGALFNSMLEDAMPAKGRESLLEFGRYINDLEYRARQTRGAEESLAFLMEWLKEIGYEQHLYDAEDSEKLAAARWTNVLEFCEWMAQRAGGQTSTTADITTTSEAKSLLEVSQTIALLSTISEREKEQDMVVLSTLHASKGLEWPHVMLIGVNEGLLPFKLEDDEGRQQKVTEDVALRLQEERRLMYVGITRAQRSLAVSWTKRRKKGRELVSALPSRFIEEMGLDQSTAREDPREKLRKLREEFAKKAQNASNNASPGTV; encoded by the coding sequence ATGGCAGCAGGCCTCAATCTCGCCCAATTGCAAGCAGTGCATTACACGCAAGGCCCTTGCCTGGTGCTCGCAGGTGCGGGCTCCGGCAAGACGCGCGTCATCACGCACAAGATTGCCCGGCTGATTGAGACAGGCCTTGCACCGCGCAAGATTGCTGCCATCACCTTCACCAACAAGGCTGCCGCCGAAATGCGCGAGCGTGCCAAGGGGCTGATCGGCCGTGCCGCCAATGATGTGCTGATCTGCACCTTCCATGCCCTGGGCGTGAAAATGGTGCGCGAAGACGGTCATGTGCTGGGCCTCAAGCCCCAGTTCAGCATCCTCGACAGCGACGATGTCGTCGGCATCCTGAAAGATGCGGCCGGAGGCTCCGCAGATGCGGCCACCGCACGCCAGTGGCAGTGGACGATCAGCAAATGGAAGAACATGGGGCTGGACTACAAGGCGGCCCTCGCCCAGGCCGCCGATGACAACGAGCGCGCCATTGCGGTCATCATGCAGCGCTATGAAGAGCGCCTGACCGCCTACCAGAGCGTGGATTTTGACGACCTGATCGGCATGCCGCTGCGCCTGCTGCGCGACCACCCGGCCGTGCGCGCAAAATGGCAGGCCCATCTCGGCCATGTGCTGGTGGACGAGTACCAGGACACGAATGCCACTCAGTACGATCTGCTGAAGCTGCTGATCGGCGAGCGGGCCCATTTCACCGCCGTGGGCGACGACGACCAGAGCATCTACGGCTGGCGCGGCGCCACGCTCGATAACCTCAAGAAGCTGCCGGTGGATTTTCCGCAGCTCAAGGTCATCAAGCTGGAGCAGAACTACCGCTCCACCAGCGCCATCCTGCGCGCGGCCAACAATGTGATCCAGCCCAACCCCAAGCTGTTTCCCAAGACGCTGTTCTCCGAACTCGGCGAAGGCGAGCCGGTGCGCATCGTGGATTGCGATACCGAGGAGCATGAGGCCGAGCGCGTCGTGGCGCGCATCATGAGCCTGCGCGCCAGCGCCAACCCACCGCCGGACTGGAAGAACTTTGCCATTCTGTACCGCGCCAACCACCAGGCCAAGCCGTTTGAAAAGGCCTTGCGCCGCGCCAACGTGCCCTACAAGGTCTCGGGCGGCACCAGCTTTTTCGACCGCGCCGAAATTCGCGATCTATGTGCCTGGTTCCGGCTGTGGATCAACAACGATGACGATCCGGCGTTCCTGCGCGCCATCACCAACCCCAAGCGCGGCATCGGCCACACCACCCTGGGCCGGCTGGGCGAATTCTCGAAAGCGCACCACTGCAGCATGTTCGGTGCGCTCTTCAACAGCATGCTCGAAGACGCCATGCCCGCCAAGGGCCGTGAAAGCCTGCTGGAGTTCGGCCGCTACATCAACGACCTGGAATACCGGGCACGCCAGACCCGCGGCGCCGAGGAATCGCTTGCGTTCCTGATGGAGTGGCTCAAGGAGATTGGTTACGAACAGCACCTGTACGACGCCGAAGACAGCGAAAAGCTTGCGGCCGCGCGCTGGACCAATGTGCTCGAATTCTGTGAGTGGATGGCCCAGCGTGCGGGTGGCCAGACCTCGACGACCGCCGACATCACCACCACCAGCGAGGCCAAGAGCCTTCTGGAAGTCTCGCAGACCATCGCGCTGCTCTCGACCATCAGCGAGCGAGAAAAGGAGCAGGACATGGTGGTGCTGTCGACCTTGCATGCCAGCAAAGGGCTGGAGTGGCCACATGTCATGTTGATCGGCGTCAACGAAGGACTGCTGCCCTTCAAGCTGGAAGACGACGAAGGCCGCCAGCAAAAAGTGACCGAAGACGTCGCCCTGCGGCTGCAGGAAGAGCGCCGCCTGATGTATGTAGGCATCACCCGCGCGCAACGCTCGCTGGCCGTGAGCTGGACCAAGCGCCGCAAAAAGGGACGCGAGCTTGTCTCCGCCCTGCCCAGCCGCTTTATTGAAGAAATGGGACTGGACCAAAGCACCGCCCGCGAAGACCCCCGCGAGAAGCTGCGCAAGCTGCGTGAGGAATTTGCCAAGAAGGCGCAGAACGCCAGCAACAATGCCAGTCCCGGTACCGTTTGA
- a CDS encoding GTP-binding protein — protein MIQELDWGTRQKLALPRIALCGPMGIGKTTAVRTLCGELMSHSDVRNLDLAAHTKDFTTVGTEFGEIDLGDGDRVQICGCPGQERFSFVRQWVLSVSMGVFIMADVNAAGSLAETTHILGEISKLETAPVTLILSARDAGDTQIETFAQGVYSAGYGVIPVLQADPRDRAQMLEVMSVLVSMLSLQSENP, from the coding sequence ATGATTCAGGAGTTGGACTGGGGCACGCGGCAAAAGCTGGCGCTGCCCCGCATTGCGCTGTGTGGGCCCATGGGCATAGGCAAGACAACAGCCGTGCGTACCTTGTGTGGCGAGCTGATGTCCCATTCGGATGTGCGCAATCTCGACCTTGCCGCCCACACCAAGGACTTCACCACGGTCGGTACCGAATTCGGTGAAATCGACCTGGGCGATGGTGATCGCGTCCAGATCTGCGGCTGCCCGGGGCAGGAGCGTTTCAGCTTTGTGCGTCAATGGGTGTTGTCGGTGTCCATGGGTGTTTTCATCATGGCCGACGTGAATGCCGCTGGCAGCCTGGCGGAAACCACGCACATTCTCGGCGAGATCAGCAAGTTGGAGACGGCGCCTGTCACCTTGATTCTGAGCGCGCGTGACGCGGGCGATACACAAATTGAAACATTCGCGCAAGGTGTGTATTCTGCCGGCTATGGCGTGATTCCCGTGTTGCAGGCCGATCCCCGTGATCGCGCCCAGATGCTGGAAGTAATGAGTGTGCTAGTTTCCATGCTGTCTTTGCAAAGCGAGAATCCATGA
- a CDS encoding roadblock/LC7 domain-containing protein, translating into MTASQPMIPAQVVTAGQQALDKLIGPVDGVRVALLSTPDGFEIASLRTNSELQLNRLSAMAGSLMAMARAVGREINHAGCKRLTFETDSGVVVFQSVSSEFPCILCMVLDTNAILGRVLWAAAEVGAEMNKP; encoded by the coding sequence ATGACCGCATCACAACCCATGATCCCTGCCCAGGTTGTCACAGCGGGCCAACAGGCGCTGGATAAATTGATCGGGCCCGTCGATGGGGTCCGTGTTGCTCTGCTCAGCACTCCCGATGGTTTTGAGATCGCATCGCTGCGCACGAACAGCGAGTTGCAACTCAACCGCCTGTCGGCCATGGCCGGCTCGCTGATGGCGATGGCACGTGCCGTGGGCCGGGAAATCAACCATGCGGGCTGCAAACGCCTCACGTTTGAAACCGACAGTGGCGTGGTTGTGTTTCAATCGGTATCATCCGAGTTCCCGTGTATTTTGTGCATGGTGCTCGACACCAATGCCATCCTGGGCCGTGTGCTCTGGGCGGCTGCGGAAGTCGGTGCGGAAATGAACAAACCCTGA
- a CDS encoding AEC family transporter, which translates to MLSVFLVTFPFFALVLCGYLATRRGIFPLPAIAGVNAFVLFFALPCMLYKAGSSLPFAQLMNIPTLLLYMLVQLLMVGGCVWFSRRGGLDWNNSAFGALVTAFPNTGFMGLPLLVALLGEAAAGPAILSMLVDMVMTTSLGLALSRMDGAAGNIRPALGKAFKGVLSNPMPWSILLGALASYLQWQLPVAIDKTVGLLASAATPVALFAVGAVLARSKMVQAEYAAPGSYVPLALVKLFVHPLLVLALGHAAIALGLPLPSFSVMVLALVAALPSASNVTLLAERYGAHNGRIAHIILVSTALAFVSFTLAVSGFAEFFQ; encoded by the coding sequence GTGCTGTCTGTCTTTCTTGTCACCTTTCCATTCTTTGCGCTGGTGCTGTGCGGCTATCTGGCCACGCGCCGCGGCATATTTCCGCTGCCCGCCATCGCCGGGGTGAATGCCTTCGTGCTGTTCTTTGCACTGCCGTGCATGCTGTACAAGGCGGGCTCGTCGCTGCCGTTTGCACAGTTGATGAATATTCCCACGCTGCTGCTGTACATGCTGGTGCAGCTCTTGATGGTGGGCGGCTGTGTCTGGTTCTCGCGCAGAGGCGGGCTGGACTGGAACAACAGCGCCTTTGGCGCACTGGTCACGGCTTTCCCCAATACCGGGTTCATGGGGCTGCCGCTTCTGGTGGCGCTGCTGGGCGAGGCGGCTGCCGGGCCAGCCATCCTGTCGATGCTGGTGGACATGGTGATGACAACCTCGCTGGGCCTGGCCCTGTCTCGCATGGATGGCGCTGCAGGCAACATTCGCCCGGCGCTGGGCAAGGCGTTCAAGGGCGTGCTCTCCAATCCCATGCCCTGGTCGATCCTGCTGGGCGCGCTCGCCTCCTACCTGCAGTGGCAACTGCCTGTGGCCATCGACAAGACGGTCGGGCTGCTGGCGAGCGCAGCGACACCGGTCGCGTTATTTGCCGTGGGCGCGGTACTCGCGCGCTCCAAGATGGTGCAGGCCGAGTACGCGGCCCCAGGCAGCTATGTACCGCTGGCGCTGGTCAAATTGTTCGTGCATCCGCTGCTGGTGCTGGCGCTGGGCCATGCTGCCATTGCGCTGGGCTTGCCGCTGCCGTCCTTTTCGGTCATGGTGCTGGCGCTGGTGGCTGCCCTGCCCAGTGCCAGCAATGTCACCTTGCTGGCCGAGCGCTATGGCGCGCACAACGGCCGCATTGCGCACATCATTCTGGTGAGCACGGCGCTCGCCTTTGTCAGCTTTACACTGGCGGTCAGTGGGTTTGCAGAATTTTTTCAATAA